The Microterricola viridarii genome segment CGCCCGCGGATTGGGCCAAGATCACGAATCGATAACCCCTAGAAAAAAATCTGGATCGAGCTTGCACATTGTTTGTTCGTAAGCTTTACTAACAAACATGACCGCAACGCAGCCCAGTCATGGGCGCATCCTCAGGCCCACCGCAAAGGTGCTGCCGGAGCATGCCCGCGGCCACAATCGCTCGCTCGTCCTGCAGACGTTGTACCGCCAGGGCCCGCAGAGCCGCGCCGACGTATCGCGGGAGACCGGGCTGACTCGGGTCACCATCTCCGACCTCGTCGCCGAGCTGATGCTGGACGGTTTCGTCATCGAGCTCGGCCAGCGTGAGTCTGCCCGCCCCGGCAAGCCGGCGACCATGATCGACATCGACCGCACCGCCTTCCAGATCATCGGCGTCGATCTCTCCGACCAGCACATGCGGGCCGCCCTGCTCGACCTGGACGGCACCGTGCTCGACCGCGAGAACGCCGACCGCGCCGGGCGCACCGGCGACGACGCGCTCGCCGTTGTCGTCGGTCTGATCGAGGCGCTGACGCTGCGTGCCACGGCACCCCTGCTCGGCATCGGCGTCGGCTCGCCCGGCATCGTCGACGCAGAGGGCACCGTGCTCACCGCGCCCAACCTGGCCTGGACCCGGCTCCCGCTGCAGCGACTGCTGCAGGAGAGCTTCGGGGCCCCCGTGCTCGTGGCCAACGACGCCGACGTCGCCGTGCTCGCCGAGCACAGCTTCGGCGGCGCCAGCGGAGACGTCATGCTGGTCAAAGTGGGCGCCGGCGTCGGTGCCGGCCTGCTCCTCGGCGGCCGCCCGTTCTACGGGAGCAATTCCGCCGCCGGTGAGATCGGCCACGTCGTGATCGGCACCGATGGCGGCCCCGCCTGCGCGTGCGGCAAGATCGGCTGCCTCGAG includes the following:
- a CDS encoding ROK family protein, which translates into the protein MTATQPSHGRILRPTAKVLPEHARGHNRSLVLQTLYRQGPQSRADVSRETGLTRVTISDLVAELMLDGFVIELGQRESARPGKPATMIDIDRTAFQIIGVDLSDQHMRAALLDLDGTVLDRENADRAGRTGDDALAVVVGLIEALTLRATAPLLGIGVGSPGIVDAEGTVLTAPNLAWTRLPLQRLLQESFGAPVLVANDADVAVLAEHSFGGASGDVMLVKVGAGVGAGLLLGGRPFYGSNSAAGEIGHVVIGTDGGPACACGKIGCLEAWLSVPRLTAQLATTTGTEAEQAAARELILREAGRRLGIILAPVVGALNLSEIVLSGPTELLDGPLATATVETLRKRTMAEFTGDLALRMTSLAQDDIVLRGAAVMVLSGQLGVS